CTTGTGTATGTGCGCGACGATGGGACAGTCCGCTATAATTACACTAACGCAAAACAGATTCTTGAGATTTATCGGCTTCTCTGTCAGGGGCAGAAGCAACCCTACGAACAATTATGCGCTTTATTTAATACGGAGACCGGCAACGGGGACACGATGGATAAATACTCAGAGCTGTTGAAAAAAGCGGTGAGCGAGGTTGTTCATGTATTCAAGAAAAAAGGGAATACCAAATTGACCACAGACCGGGCAGCGGTATTAATACCTATGACAAAGCAGATAAATGAACTGGACGATTTCGAACTCGTAACATGGCTGATAGTGAGGTAAACCATATGAAAAATAAAAAAATTGATGTCCATGGAAAAACGATCACTGTTCTCTCCGGCGAAAAAGAAGACTATATTTCTTTGACCGATATTGCCCGGCATAAAGACGAGCTTCATACAGATGATATAGTTAAAAACTGGTTAAGAAACAGGAATACTATTGAGCTGTTGGGATTCTGGGAACAATTACATAACCCTGACTTTAAACCCGTCGAATTCGACGGGTTTAGAAAACAAGCAGGGCTGATCCATCAGAATTTAGCGCAATCAGACCGGCTGACGCAACTAAACAAGATTGCTATTACTCAGATGAAGTCTTTAGTCCAGAATAGCAATATCAAGAAGTTGAGATAATCCATGACAGACAAAGAAATAAAACTGGCAATACAATCCGCAATAATATCATTGGCTACAGGCAGTTTAACGGGCCAGTCTATTTCATTTTTTAAGACACTTGGCTATAAGACTGAACGGCAAAATCCATTTACACACAAAACTTTTGCTTTCTTTAAAGAATCATTCCTTGATAGTGATTCAAGCTTTAACGAGGATAAGGCTTTAGTAAAAGAATGGAAATCTGTAGACCTGTTATTTCAATTAACCAAAGACGAAGTATCCGACACGGTAAGTCTGTTTGATACAAATAAAGTAGATAATACCATCATTGAGACTTACCTCTTTTTTGCTCTGGAACTGAAAAACCCTGAATACACCCGAACCGCGCTGGCACAGATCACCCGTGAGATAAACAAAGTATTCCCCATGCCGGTAATGCTGTTATTCAAGCATGGTGAACACCTGACTTTATCCGTGATAAACAGACGGCTGCATAAAAAAGACGAACAAAAAGATGTGCTGGAAAAAGTAACGCTTATTAAAGACATTTCTACACTCAGCCCGCATAGAGCGCATATTGAAATACTTTTTGACCTGTCCTTTAACGAGCTCAAGCGGATACATAAGTTTACCAACTTTATTGAACTGCACAATGCCTGGCAGAAGACGCTGGATACCAAAGAACTGAATAAACGGTTTTACCGTGAGTTATCCAACTGGTATTTCTGGGCATTGAATAATGTTTCATTTCCAAATGATATCGATGATGATAAAGACGACACCGTTTTTAATTCTGAAAGTATTATCAGACTTCTTACAAGGCTTATTTTTATCTGGTTTATTAAAGAGAAGAATCTGATACCGGAAAAGATCTTTGAAGAAAAAGAAGTATCAAAGCTTATCAAAGGATTTAATACAAAAGGCTCAACAGTATACTATCGGGCAATACTGCAAAATCTTTTCTTTGCGACATTAAATCAAAAAATTGAAGAACGCGTATTTGCAACAGATGGAGCATTTAAGGAGAACAAGAAGAATTACGGCATAAAAAACCTGTATCGCTATTCTTCTGATTTTGCGATATCAAAAGATGAAGTTATCAAGCTATTTGAAGGTGTGCCATTCCTGAATGGAGGGCTATTTGACTGCCTGGATAGTGAAGATAAAAACGGCAAAGTAATATATCTTGACGGGTTTTCCCGCAATTCGAAAAAACAAGCTCATGTACCAGATGAACTCTTTTTCTCAAAAGAGAAAATTATTGATTTAAGTGATGTTTATGATGACAAAAAGAAGAAAAATGAAACTGTCAAAGGTTTGTTTGAAATTTTTAAACAGTACAAGTTCACGGTAACAGAAAATACTCCTATTGAAGAAGAAATAGCACTCGACCCGGAGCTCTTAGGCAGAGTCTTTGAAAATCTCCTTGCCAGCTACAACCCGGAGACAAAAACCACTGCCCGCAAACAGACCGGCAGTTTTTATACGCCTCGCGAAATCGTCAACTATATGGTTGATGAATCGCTCAAGGCTTACCTAAAGCAGAAGCTTGAAACTGAAGCTGGGATGAAGCAGGACGATGCAGAGGTCGGGCTGGAATTTCTATTAGGCTACAACGAAAAGGAACATCTTTTTAATAAAAAACAGACCGCTGTCCTCATTAACGCCATTGATAGCTGTAAAATCCTTGACCCTGCCTGTGGTTCCGGCGCTTTTCCGATGGGGATACTTCACAAATTGGTGCATATCCTTCACAATATTGACCCGCAGAATAAGCGCTGGAAAGAACGGCAGATCAAGAAAGCCATGGCTATTGATGACACAAAAATCCGCGATAATTCAATTTCCGATATAGAAACCGCTTTTAATAATAACGAACTGGATTATGGGCGCAAGCTATATCTTATTGAAAACTGCATCTACGGCGTGGACATCCAGCCCATCGCCACACAGATCAGCAAGCTACGCTTTTTTATATCACTTATTGTTGACCAAAAAGCGGATAGAGCAAGAGATAATTTCGGCATACGGCCACTGCCTAACCTTGAGACGAAGTTCGTAGTTGCCAATACGCTTATCGGAATTGATAAACCGAAAGTCGGTGATTTTGTTGGAAGCCTTTTTGATAATACAACGGTAAAAGAACTTGAAGAAAAATTGAAAGATGTACGCCACAGATTATTCAGCGCCAAAACTCCGGCAATCAAACGCAAGCTACGTGAAGAAGATGCGAAGCTACGAGGACAGATGGGCGAGATACTTGAAGGTTCAGGGTGGAGCAATGAAAGCTCACGCCAGCTTGCCGGATGGGATCCATATAACCAAAACGCCAGCAGTCCGTTCTTTGATCCGGAGTGGATGTTTGGAATTGCAGATGGTTTTGATGTAGTGATTGGGAATCCGCCGTACATTAAAGAGAGTACGGATAAATCCGTATTTGATGGGTTAAGGAAATCAAATTACTACCAAGGCAAAATGGATTTATGGTATTTTTTTGCATCAGTTTGCATTGACATGCTCAAGAAAAATCTACATGGTTGTCTTTGCTTTATTGCAACAAACAATTGGATAACAAATTCTGGAGCATCTCAGCTCCGAAATAAAATTTTGACTGAAACAGAAATTCTAAAATTTATTGATTTTTCAGATTTCAAAATTTTTGAATCTGCTGGTATTCAAACAATGGTATTTGTTTTGGAAAAGAAGAATAGAGTCGATAAGCATGAGGTTCAGTTTTCAAAACTTAATGATTCTTCAATTAAATTTTCAGAACTAAATATGTTCCTAAAAAGAGAAAAGGATTGTAGGTTTTTATTTAATAAAAGCACTTTGATTTCAAATGAATTTATTAATAAAACAATAAATTTTTCACCTTATCTTGCTTTGGATGTTTTGCAAAAAATTGAGTCAAAAAGAAATTTCAACTTACTTGAATCTGAAATAAATTCAGGAATTGATATTCCACAAGACGTTGTGAATAAATCCAGTTTAAATGTTCTTGGTAATAATTATAGCGTTGGTGATGGGATTTTTGTTCTTTCCGATAAGGAATTAGAAGATTTAAACTTAAATCAAAACGAGCTTTCTCTAATTAAACCATTCTATACAACATCAGAATTATATAGATACAATGTGAACTCGCAAAACAATTTCTGGATTATCTATACTGATTCAACTTTTAAAAATCCAAAATCCATTGTGAAATTCCCTAATATTAAGAAACACCTAGATAAGTTTCAGAGTGTAATAACATCAGAGAACAAGCCCTATGGATTAAATCGTTCAAGGGATGAAAAGTTTTTTAAAGGTGAGAGAATAATTGTTCAAAGGAAGTGCTCCCAAAAGCCAAGCTTTGTGCATGTTTCTTTTGATGCATATTTCAACAGAACATTTATTCCTATTAGAACTGAGAGGATTGACCTAAAGTATCTTTCAGGACTTTTAAATTCAAAATTGACATCATTTTGGTTAAAGTACAAAGGTAAAATGCAAGGTGACAATTATCAAGTTGATAAAGATCCTATCCTCACAATACCAATATTAAATTACTCAGATAAATCGACCGCAAATAATCTTGTATCTATTACCATTACATCAAAAGACAAAGGAATATTTGAAGATGTTATTGATGCGGTTTTCTACGAACTCTACTTCCCCGAAGAAATTAAAGCCGCCGATGCCGAGGTGTTGAAGCATTTGACCAGCCTGCCGGAACTGAAAGACGACTGGAGTGATGAAAAGAAAATGAAGGTCATTGAGAAAGTTTACAAAGAACTCTCTGATCCGAAGCATCCGGTCTCTATCGCCATGGAAAAGCAGAAGACGGTACCGGAGGTTAGGATTATTGAGGGGCTGGATAAATGAACAAGATTAAGGAAGTATTTAAGCAGCTCGTTATTTGTTAAAATTAAATTAATTAAAGGAATAGGAGGCTACAAATTATGAAGAAAATAACCGCAACAGATACCCTTGAATTATCAATTCCAGAGAGAATTCAATTAGTGGAAGATATTTGGGATTCTATTGCCGAGCGGGCAGATTCTTTGGAGCTGACGGAGAACGAAAAAAAGATCATTGAAGAAAGACTTGAGGCTTATCACAGTAATCCTAATTTGGGTACTCCATGGAATGAGGTTTATAAGAGAATAGTCGCTAACCATGGAATATAAAATTATCATCAGGCCTGAGGCTGAAAAAGACTTGACGGAAGGTTTTGTCTGGTATGAAGACAAGAGGCTCGGATTGGGGTTTGATTTTCTTTTACAAGTCGATGCCGGGTTAAGATTTGTAGGAAGAAATCCAGAGATACACGCGTCAGTATATAAAGGGGTGCGCAGTCATATAATCAAGAGATTTCCATACAAAATAATTTATCTTATTGAAAGTCAAAGAATTATTGTGCTGGGTGTAATTCATGGAAGAAGAAGTCCGAGTCTTATGAAAAATAGAATAGATGACATCTAATAACCTTACACCTTGCTACCTGCATTAACCCTTACTGCCCTTCCCCGCAGCACTTCTTGTACTTCTTACCGCTTCCGCACGGGCACGGGTCGTTCCTTCCGATCTTCTGGTCTTTGATAACGGTCTGAGGCTTGCCTTCACCGCTTCCCTCTCCCCTGCCGTACTGAAGCTTTGACGGGCGTATGCTTATCTTCTTCTGGATCGGCTCCTCTTTTACAAGATGAATCTTGAAGAGCCTTCCGATGACCTCTGACGATACCCTGTCGCCCATGGCGGCGAACATGTCAAAGGCCTCCTTCTTATACTCTGTAAGCGGGTCCCTCTGGCCGTAGCCCCTGAGGCCTACGCCTTCTTTCAGATGGTCGAGGCCGAGGAGATGGTCTTTCCACTGTGTGTCAACCATCTGGATCATTATCATCTTCTCAAGATACCTGAAGTTCTCTGCGCCTATCTCATGCTCCTTCTCCTCATAGAGACGTTTGATCTCATCAATAAGCTTCTGGCGCATATCGTCAAAACTACCGGCATCAAGATCAGAGGTTATATTGAACTTTCCGTAAAGCGCGTCTTTGAGCCCCTTGATATCCCACTCTTCAGCATGCTTGTCTTCAGGGCAGTGGTCCGCGAGTATATCATCAAGGATGTTCTCAGCCATCTCAAATATCTTATCTTTCAGCCCCTGCTCGGAAAGTATCTCGCGCCTGTAAGAGTATATCTCTGTCCTCTGTTTATTCATTACATCGTCATAATCTATCAGGTGCTTTCTTATATCAAAGTTATGCCCTTCAACTTTCTTCTGCGAACTCTCTATGCCTTTGGATACCCACGGGTGCTCTATCGGCTGGTCTTCCTCCATGCCGAGCTTTTCCATGAGGCCTGATATCCTGTCAGAGCCGAATATCCTCATGAGGTCGTCTTCAAGCGAGAGATAGAACCGTGATGAGCCCGGGTCTCCCTGACGGCCTGAACGGCCTCTGAGCTGGTTATCTATCCTGCGTGATTCATGCCTTTCAGTGCCCAGGATATGAAGCCCTCCGGCATCTAAGACCTTCTTCTTGTCCTCTTCGCAGAGCTGCTGCGCCTTCTTCAGGGCATTCTGGAAATCCTCATCAGTATATGATTCCTTCTCCCTGAGCATATCCTTGGCAATGACCTCGGGGTTTCCTCCAAGCACTATGTCTGTGCCTCGGCCTGCCATGTTTGTGGCGATGGTGACAGCTCCGCTTCTTCCCGCATGGACGACTATCTCCGCCTCTCTCTCATGGTATTTGGCATTGAGGACCTGATGCGGCACCTTCTTCTTTTTGAGCATTGAGCTGATAAGCTCTGACTTCTCAATCGATATGGTTCCGACAAGCGCAGGCTGTCCCCTCTTATGGCAATCCTCTATCTCATTAACCACGGCATTTAATTTGCCTTTAACATTTTTATATATAACATCAGCATTGTCGATCCTTATCATCTTCTTATTGGTGGGGATGACGAGCACGTCAAGGTTGTATATCTTTGCAAACTCCGCAGCCTCTGTATCCGCAGTGCCGGTCATACCTGAGAGCTTGTTGTACATCCTGAAATAGTTCTGAAAGGTGACAGATGCAAGCGTCTGGTTCTCGCTCGCTATCTTGACGCCCTCCTTTGCCTCTATCGCCTGGTGCTGACCGTCAGACCAGCGCCTGCCCGGCATGAGACGGCCGGTGAACTCATCAACTATTATGACCTCGTCGTCCTTTACGATATAGTCAACATCACGATGGAAGAGCACATGCGCCCTCAGCGCCTGATTCAGGTGATGAAGGATGTCCATATTTGAGATGTCATACAGGTTATCTATCCCGAGAAGCTTCTCAGCCTTTGAATTTCCCTCATCAGTGAGAATGATGTTCCTTGCCTTCTCATCGACTGTGAAATCCACATCGCGTACAAAACCCGGGATGACCT
This region of Thermodesulfovibrionia bacterium genomic DNA includes:
- a CDS encoding N-6 DNA methylase; this translates as MTDKEIKLAIQSAIISLATGSLTGQSISFFKTLGYKTERQNPFTHKTFAFFKESFLDSDSSFNEDKALVKEWKSVDLLFQLTKDEVSDTVSLFDTNKVDNTIIETYLFFALELKNPEYTRTALAQITREINKVFPMPVMLLFKHGEHLTLSVINRRLHKKDEQKDVLEKVTLIKDISTLSPHRAHIEILFDLSFNELKRIHKFTNFIELHNAWQKTLDTKELNKRFYRELSNWYFWALNNVSFPNDIDDDKDDTVFNSESIIRLLTRLIFIWFIKEKNLIPEKIFEEKEVSKLIKGFNTKGSTVYYRAILQNLFFATLNQKIEERVFATDGAFKENKKNYGIKNLYRYSSDFAISKDEVIKLFEGVPFLNGGLFDCLDSEDKNGKVIYLDGFSRNSKKQAHVPDELFFSKEKIIDLSDVYDDKKKKNETVKGLFEIFKQYKFTVTENTPIEEEIALDPELLGRVFENLLASYNPETKTTARKQTGSFYTPREIVNYMVDESLKAYLKQKLETEAGMKQDDAEVGLEFLLGYNEKEHLFNKKQTAVLINAIDSCKILDPACGSGAFPMGILHKLVHILHNIDPQNKRWKERQIKKAMAIDDTKIRDNSISDIETAFNNNELDYGRKLYLIENCIYGVDIQPIATQISKLRFFISLIVDQKADRARDNFGIRPLPNLETKFVVANTLIGIDKPKVGDFVGSLFDNTTVKELEEKLKDVRHRLFSAKTPAIKRKLREEDAKLRGQMGEILEGSGWSNESSRQLAGWDPYNQNASSPFFDPEWMFGIADGFDVVIGNPPYIKESTDKSVFDGLRKSNYYQGKMDLWYFFASVCIDMLKKNLHGCLCFIATNNWITNSGASQLRNKILTETEILKFIDFSDFKIFESAGIQTMVFVLEKKNRVDKHEVQFSKLNDSSIKFSELNMFLKREKDCRFLFNKSTLISNEFINKTINFSPYLALDVLQKIESKRNFNLLESEINSGIDIPQDVVNKSSLNVLGNNYSVGDGIFVLSDKELEDLNLNQNELSLIKPFYTTSELYRYNVNSQNNFWIIYTDSTFKNPKSIVKFPNIKKHLDKFQSVITSENKPYGLNRSRDEKFFKGERIIVQRKCSQKPSFVHVSFDAYFNRTFIPIRTERIDLKYLSGLLNSKLTSFWLKYKGKMQGDNYQVDKDPILTIPILNYSDKSTANNLVSITITSKDKGIFEDVIDAVFYELYFPEEIKAADAEVLKHLTSLPELKDDWSDEKKMKVIEKVYKELSDPKHPVSIAMEKQKTVPEVRIIEGLDK
- a CDS encoding addiction module protein — protein: MKKITATDTLELSIPERIQLVEDIWDSIAERADSLELTENEKKIIEERLEAYHSNPNLGTPWNEVYKRIVANHGI
- the secA gene encoding preprotein translocase subunit SecA; translated protein: MFGLITKIFGTKNERDLKLLDQIVVSINAAEAAVSSLDDEKLRGKTDEFRKRLTAGETLDDILPEAFAVVREASRRILGMRHFDSQLIGGIVLHQGKIAEMKTGEGKTLAATLPVYLNAIDGRGVHVITVNDYLAKRDTQWMGPIYHFLGLSVGTIQHDTSFVYDKSFHSEDSRLRYLRPISRRDAYHSDITYGTNNEFGFDYLRDNMRYDISEYVQRELNYAIVDEVDSILIDEARTPLIISGASEESTDKYYKVDKVIPGFVRDVDFTVDEKARNIILTDEGNSKAEKLLGIDNLYDISNMDILHHLNQALRAHVLFHRDVDYIVKDDEVIIVDEFTGRLMPGRRWSDGQHQAIEAKEGVKIASENQTLASVTFQNYFRMYNKLSGMTGTADTEAAEFAKIYNLDVLVIPTNKKMIRIDNADVIYKNVKGKLNAVVNEIEDCHKRGQPALVGTISIEKSELISSMLKKKKVPHQVLNAKYHEREAEIVVHAGRSGAVTIATNMAGRGTDIVLGGNPEVIAKDMLREKESYTDEDFQNALKKAQQLCEEDKKKVLDAGGLHILGTERHESRRIDNQLRGRSGRQGDPGSSRFYLSLEDDLMRIFGSDRISGLMEKLGMEEDQPIEHPWVSKGIESSQKKVEGHNFDIRKHLIDYDDVMNKQRTEIYSYRREILSEQGLKDKIFEMAENILDDILADHCPEDKHAEEWDIKGLKDALYGKFNITSDLDAGSFDDMRQKLIDEIKRLYEEKEHEIGAENFRYLEKMIMIQMVDTQWKDHLLGLDHLKEGVGLRGYGQRDPLTEYKKEAFDMFAAMGDRVSSEVIGRLFKIHLVKEEPIQKKISIRPSKLQYGRGEGSGEGKPQTVIKDQKIGRNDPCPCGSGKKYKKCCGEGQ
- a CDS encoding type II toxin-antitoxin system RelE/ParE family toxin; this encodes MEYKIIIRPEAEKDLTEGFVWYEDKRLGLGFDFLLQVDAGLRFVGRNPEIHASVYKGVRSHIIKRFPYKIIYLIESQRIIVLGVIHGRRSPSLMKNRIDDI